In uncultured Bacteroides sp., one genomic interval encodes:
- a CDS encoding DUF6057 family protein, which produces MKEVLNVHIKRSNLLLSILLGICVFIFFNFYYPFHVQYQEQFQMFLFTKDYFLDRVSLPGGLAIYIGNFFVQFFYYAWLGALVISLLLVLLQREIVWLTKKFGINNAYYPLTLLPSIVYWILLCDENYMLSGLLLLIMVLATVIICTTIPSRTIRLISTIVLTPILYILCSGCFWLFALFMILLEIFYWKENIDIRWWIMVLGSALLIICSPIISKNFYQYPLERLWLGIGFYRFPNISPYGQIIIWLLTVAVSILPRFLSKTVLLKKYFALIAFQLLVLVIGGGYFIKNAADWDKEEIMGYDHHVRMQEWDKVIAMADKKVPTAPMSVACLNLALSKTGQLADKMFCYYQNGVQGLIPPFEPDFTSPLPTSEIYYHLGMINSSQRLVFEAMESIPDYQKSARCFKRLAETNLINGQYKVAAKYLRTLQHTLFYRDWATETLTYLNNESRINAHPEWGRLRQLRYKEDFLYSQDELDIMLGILFKQNNSNRMAYEYLMACTLLSNNLDHFFNYYPLGKDVGYQQIPKSYQEALLFIWSLKHHPLKEKAPWPVSEQITERLLEYAPIYLQDKNAEPILKERFGDTYWYYLHFGTKKL; this is translated from the coding sequence ATGAAAGAAGTATTAAACGTTCACATAAAAAGGAGTAATCTCCTATTATCCATATTATTGGGAATATGTGTATTTATTTTCTTTAATTTCTATTATCCTTTTCATGTTCAATATCAGGAGCAGTTTCAGATGTTTCTGTTTACTAAAGATTATTTTCTTGATAGAGTGTCGCTACCTGGTGGACTAGCCATATATATAGGGAATTTCTTTGTTCAGTTCTTCTATTATGCCTGGTTGGGTGCGCTTGTTATTTCATTATTACTAGTTTTACTACAGAGGGAGATTGTCTGGTTAACAAAGAAGTTTGGTATTAATAATGCATATTATCCATTAACGTTATTACCTTCCATTGTTTACTGGATTTTGTTATGTGATGAAAACTATATGTTGTCAGGATTGCTTTTATTAATAATGGTTCTGGCTACAGTTATTATTTGTACAACAATACCTTCTCGTACAATTCGTTTGATATCCACAATTGTTCTTACTCCTATACTATATATTCTTTGTAGTGGTTGTTTCTGGCTTTTTGCTTTGTTTATGATTCTGTTAGAAATATTTTACTGGAAAGAAAATATTGATATCCGTTGGTGGATTATGGTTTTAGGCTCTGCATTATTGATAATCTGTTCCCCAATAATCTCTAAAAACTTTTATCAATATCCGTTGGAACGCTTATGGCTGGGTATTGGATTTTATCGTTTCCCAAATATTTCTCCTTACGGACAAATTATTATATGGTTGCTTACTGTTGCTGTTTCCATATTGCCTCGTTTCCTATCAAAAACAGTTTTATTGAAAAAGTATTTCGCACTGATTGCGTTTCAATTATTGGTGTTAGTAATTGGTGGAGGTTACTTTATAAAAAATGCGGCCGATTGGGATAAAGAGGAGATAATGGGATATGATCATCATGTCAGGATGCAGGAATGGGATAAAGTAATAGCTATGGCAGATAAAAAAGTTCCTACTGCCCCAATGTCGGTTGCTTGTTTAAATTTAGCATTGTCAAAAACTGGACAATTGGCTGATAAAATGTTTTGTTATTATCAAAATGGGGTACAAGGATTAATACCTCCTTTTGAACCAGATTTTACATCTCCGCTTCCTACCAGCGAAATTTATTATCATTTGGGAATGATAAACTCATCTCAACGTTTAGTTTTTGAGGCAATGGAGTCAATCCCTGATTATCAGAAGAGTGCCCGATGTTTTAAACGTCTGGCTGAAACAAATTTGATTAACGGACAATATAAGGTTGCTGCTAAATATCTGAGAACTCTTCAGCATACACTGTTTTATCGTGATTGGGCAACTGAGACTTTGACCTATTTAAATAACGAAAGTAGAATTAATGCTCATCCTGAGTGGGGGCGATTAAGGCAGTTACGTTACAAAGAAGACTTCCTTTATAGTCAAGACGAACTTGATATAATGCTGGGAATATTATTTAAACAAAATAATAGTAATCGCATGGCCTATGAGTATTTAATGGCTTGCACTTTGCTCAGCAATAATCTGGATCATTTTTTCAATTATTATCCGTTAGGAAAAGATGTTGGTTATCAGCAAATACCGAAAAGTTATCAGGAAGCCTTATTGTTTATCTGGAGTTTAAAGCATCACCCATTGAAGGAAAAAGCTCCATGGCCTGTTTCTGAACAAATTACAGAGCGTTTGTTAGAATATGCCCCTATCTATTTACAGGATAAAAATGCTGAACCAATATTAAAAGAACGCTTTGGCGATACGTATTGGTATTATTTACACTTTGGAACTAAGAAATTATGA